One window of Nocardia nova SH22a genomic DNA carries:
- a CDS encoding O-acetyl-ADP-ribose deacetylase — MPELVLIRGDITEQNVDAIVNAANTRLLGGGGVDGAIHRRGGPAILEACRELRATTLPEGLPTGQAVATTAGDLAAQWVIHTVGPVWSAAHDRSGLLASCYRESLRVADEVGARTVAFPAISTGIYGWPIDDGAHIAVDTVRATATDVREIRFVLFGTAARRAFEAAVV; from the coding sequence GTGCCCGAACTCGTGCTGATCCGCGGTGACATCACCGAACAGAACGTCGATGCGATAGTCAACGCCGCCAACACCCGGCTACTGGGCGGCGGCGGGGTCGACGGCGCGATCCATCGGCGTGGCGGGCCCGCGATCCTCGAGGCGTGCCGCGAATTGCGCGCGACGACCCTGCCCGAGGGGCTGCCCACCGGGCAGGCGGTCGCCACCACCGCCGGAGATCTCGCGGCGCAGTGGGTGATCCACACCGTCGGCCCGGTCTGGTCGGCCGCGCACGACCGCTCCGGCCTGCTCGCCTCCTGCTATCGCGAATCGCTGCGGGTGGCCGACGAGGTGGGCGCCCGCACCGTGGCCTTCCCCGCCATCTCCACCGGAATCTACGGCTGGCCGATCGACGACGGCGCCCACATCGCGGTCGACACCGTGCGGGCCACCGCGACCGACGTGCGCGAGATTCGTTTCGTCCTGTTCGGCACCGCGGCCCGCCGGGCCTTCGAAGCCGCCGTCGTCTGA
- a CDS encoding alpha/beta hydrolase: protein MDVPTPAPTTPVPTPATAVAPPPPPRLPSAKLNPYNGFHHGTSLLHGWLPLTIEIVAAVLLIVALVRLTRGWWLIRVPICLALGVIAAFVARTVMNNEGLASDPAPVTLWICVGATVGALALVVAGWPGARWWQRTAAVIAVPFALASTAVVLNQWVGYYPSVQSAWSALTAGPLPHQTDMDALAGMRGTHPADGVIVPIDTGDDASGFKHRTEYVYLPPAWFAGPTPPALPAVMMIGGEFNTPADWVRSGQIMPAVDKFTAAGNGTAPILVFVDSSGSFNNDTECVNGPRGAAADHLTKDVVPYVESKFGVPADPAKWAVVGWSMGGTCATDLTVMHPDLFHTFVDIAGDLGPTAGTKAQTVSRLYGGDATAYDRFDPLTVMAAHGPYSGVAGLFDDLTPPHRPGNGKGGNHFHLPVVDENRIGVGGQDGVMDTGEVGAAEKLCEQGRADGIDCTIHTTQGGHTWQFAAAAFTSSLPWVSARLGLPVPASA from the coding sequence ATGGATGTGCCGACGCCCGCGCCGACCACCCCCGTGCCGACACCGGCCACCGCGGTGGCCCCGCCTCCGCCGCCACGACTACCCTCGGCGAAACTCAACCCGTACAACGGTTTTCATCACGGAACGTCTCTGCTGCACGGCTGGTTGCCGTTGACCATCGAGATCGTCGCGGCCGTGCTGCTCATCGTGGCGCTGGTGCGGCTGACCCGCGGATGGTGGCTGATCCGGGTGCCGATCTGCCTGGCGCTCGGTGTGATCGCCGCGTTCGTGGCGCGCACCGTCATGAACAACGAGGGACTGGCCTCGGATCCGGCCCCGGTCACCCTGTGGATCTGCGTGGGCGCCACGGTCGGCGCGCTCGCCCTGGTCGTCGCGGGCTGGCCGGGCGCGCGCTGGTGGCAGCGGACCGCCGCGGTGATCGCGGTGCCGTTCGCGCTGGCCAGCACCGCGGTCGTGCTCAATCAGTGGGTGGGCTACTACCCGAGTGTGCAGTCGGCGTGGAGTGCGCTCACGGCGGGGCCGCTACCGCATCAGACCGATATGGACGCCCTCGCCGGAATGCGCGGAACCCACCCCGCCGACGGCGTGATCGTGCCGATCGACACCGGTGACGACGCCAGCGGATTCAAACACCGCACCGAATACGTCTATCTCCCACCAGCCTGGTTCGCCGGGCCCACCCCGCCCGCCCTGCCCGCGGTGATGATGATCGGCGGCGAATTCAACACCCCCGCCGACTGGGTGCGCAGCGGCCAGATCATGCCCGCGGTCGACAAGTTCACCGCCGCGGGCAACGGCACCGCCCCCATCCTGGTGTTCGTCGATTCCTCGGGCAGCTTCAACAACGACACCGAATGTGTGAACGGCCCGCGCGGCGCCGCGGCCGACCACCTCACCAAGGACGTCGTGCCGTACGTGGAATCGAAGTTCGGCGTCCCCGCCGATCCGGCGAAATGGGCCGTGGTCGGCTGGTCGATGGGCGGCACCTGCGCCACCGACCTCACCGTGATGCATCCGGATCTGTTCCACACCTTCGTCGACATCGCGGGCGATCTCGGCCCCACCGCCGGGACCAAGGCGCAGACCGTCTCCCGGCTCTACGGCGGTGACGCCACCGCCTACGACCGCTTCGACCCGCTCACCGTGATGGCCGCGCACGGACCGTATTCCGGGGTCGCGGGACTGTTCGACGACCTCACCCCGCCGCACCGGCCCGGTAACGGCAAGGGCGGCAACCACTTCCACCTGCCCGTGGTGGACGAGAACCGGATCGGGGTCGGCGGGCAGGACGGTGTCATGGACACCGGTGAGGTGGGCGCGGCGGAGAAACTGTGCGAGCAGGGCCGTGCCGACGGGATCGACTGCACCATCCACACCACCCAGGGCGGGCACACCTGGCAGTTCGCGGCGGCGGCGTTCACCTCGTCCCTGCCGTGGGTGTCCGCGCGGCTGGGATTGCCCGTTCCCGCCTCGGCCTGA
- a CDS encoding helix-turn-helix domain-containing protein — translation MTALSFDSGSVPEPTRAGAQSIDRALAVLDCFAATSGLSVTAAAQRLGLPVSTTHRIVQSLVRGGLLEREGRSGRYCHRQLPAPRQAIGASAAGRVMLAFTRLDLAAARDDVSGAALDDVRRRGYARVVTGDDTLAVAVPIPSADHGRPGALTVQASVRRMSNRQIHRMVPLMHRTATLIGHANRKG, via the coding sequence ATGACGGCACTCTCATTCGACTCGGGGTCCGTTCCGGAGCCCACGCGCGCCGGTGCGCAATCGATCGACCGCGCGCTGGCCGTACTCGACTGCTTCGCGGCCACGTCCGGACTGAGCGTCACCGCCGCCGCACAACGGCTCGGCCTGCCGGTCAGCACCACACATCGCATCGTGCAGTCGCTGGTCCGGGGCGGTCTGCTCGAACGTGAGGGGCGCTCGGGGCGCTACTGCCATCGCCAGTTACCCGCGCCGCGCCAGGCGATCGGGGCGAGCGCCGCGGGTCGGGTGATGCTGGCATTCACCCGGCTCGACCTCGCCGCGGCCCGCGACGACGTGTCGGGCGCCGCGCTGGACGATGTGCGGCGCCGAGGATACGCACGGGTCGTGACCGGCGACGACACACTCGCCGTCGCGGTTCCGATCCCATCCGCCGATCACGGCCGCCCGGGCGCGCTGACCGTACAGGCGTCGGTCCGGCGGATGAGCAATCGGCAAATCCACAGGATGGTGCCGTTGATGCATCGGACGGCGACATTGATCGGACATGCCAACCGGAAAGGCTGA
- a CDS encoding TauD/TfdA dioxygenase family protein, whose amino-acid sequence MTQTTAAPAPPASAIDVRPVAGHIGAEIHGLDLREQLDPESVRTVRAALLRHKVVFFRDQHIGHAEQVTFSKLFGDVTPSHPYDDEAPEGFPQILAVDSRKYEKRFGRRKYSYDNKWHTDVTALINPPAATILRAHIVPGEGGDTQWTNLVTAYENLPASLKSLADGLRAEHRFGGRHPQWASDSSYAKKTQDNPLVTEHPVVRVHPETGERALFVTPGFTSRILGVSPSQSDRLLELFFEEVTDPSHTVRFRWLPGSIAFWDNRATAHLAPSDLDHLDVTRVLYRTTLEGDVPVGVDGRPSTSIAGSAFHGEK is encoded by the coding sequence ATGACTCAGACCACTGCCGCGCCGGCACCCCCGGCATCCGCGATCGACGTCCGCCCGGTCGCCGGCCACATCGGTGCCGAGATCCACGGGCTCGACCTGCGGGAGCAACTGGACCCCGAATCCGTGCGGACCGTGCGCGCGGCGCTGCTGCGCCACAAGGTCGTATTCTTCCGCGATCAGCACATCGGGCACGCCGAGCAGGTGACGTTCTCCAAACTCTTCGGTGATGTCACCCCCTCACATCCCTACGACGACGAGGCGCCCGAAGGGTTTCCCCAGATCCTCGCCGTGGACAGCCGCAAGTACGAAAAGCGTTTCGGCCGTAGGAAGTACAGCTACGACAACAAGTGGCACACCGACGTCACCGCACTGATCAATCCCCCCGCCGCGACGATTCTGCGCGCGCACATCGTGCCCGGAGAGGGTGGAGACACGCAGTGGACCAACCTCGTCACCGCGTACGAGAACCTGCCCGCCTCGCTCAAATCCCTCGCCGACGGGTTGCGCGCCGAGCACCGTTTCGGCGGGCGGCACCCCCAGTGGGCTTCGGACAGCAGCTATGCGAAGAAGACCCAAGACAACCCCCTGGTCACCGAGCACCCGGTGGTTCGTGTGCACCCGGAGACCGGTGAGCGCGCGCTGTTCGTCACACCGGGTTTCACCAGCCGCATCCTCGGCGTCTCACCCAGCCAGAGCGACCGGTTGCTCGAGTTGTTCTTCGAGGAGGTCACCGACCCGTCGCACACCGTCCGGTTCCGGTGGCTTCCGGGCAGCATCGCCTTCTGGGACAACCGCGCGACAGCGCATCTGGCCCCCTCCGACCTCGACCACCTCGATGTCACCCGGGTCCTGTACCGCACCACACTCGAAGGCGATGTGCCGGTGGGCGTCGACGGCCGACCCTCCACCTCGATCGCCGGATCCGCCTTCCACGGCGAGAAGTGA
- the eno gene encoding phosphopyruvate hydratase has product MTRIRNVVGHEILDSRGNPTVEVTVELEDGSVGRASVPSGASTGTREAVELRDEDRSRFHGRGVRTAVSHVDTEIAAVVVGMDAEDQAAIDQAMIGADGTATKARLGANATLGVSLAVAKAAAAAHHLPLYRYLGGACARLLPLPMFNIVNGGAHADNPLDFQEFMIAPVAAETFADAVRIGAEVFHTLKAALAAAGENTSVGDEGGFAPNLYSAEQVLDHIGAAVGTAGYRFGEDVAVLLDIAASEFYFDGAYHYRADGTIRTVDQHIEYLLRLLDAYPIVSIEDPMAQDDHRGWTRFTTAVAGRSQLVGDDVFCTNPTLLAAGMRAGIGNSVLLKINQIGTLTETFDTADIARRGGYSVIVSHRSGETEDTSIADLAVALGSGQIKTGSLSRSDRTGKYNQLLRIEAELGAQARYAGASTLAGASARTRRP; this is encoded by the coding sequence ATGACACGAATTCGGAATGTGGTGGGTCACGAAATCCTCGACAGCAGAGGCAATCCCACCGTGGAAGTCACCGTAGAACTGGAGGACGGATCGGTCGGCAGGGCGAGTGTCCCCTCGGGCGCGTCGACCGGCACTCGGGAAGCGGTCGAACTGCGCGACGAGGATCGGTCACGGTTCCACGGCCGCGGCGTCCGCACCGCGGTCTCGCACGTCGACACCGAGATCGCGGCGGTCGTGGTCGGAATGGATGCCGAAGATCAGGCGGCGATCGATCAAGCGATGATCGGCGCGGACGGCACCGCGACCAAGGCGCGATTGGGTGCCAACGCCACCCTCGGGGTCTCGCTGGCGGTGGCCAAGGCCGCCGCGGCGGCCCACCACCTCCCGCTCTATCGCTATCTCGGCGGAGCCTGCGCCCGGCTGCTGCCATTGCCGATGTTCAACATCGTCAACGGGGGAGCCCACGCGGACAATCCGCTCGATTTCCAGGAATTCATGATCGCTCCCGTCGCGGCCGAGACCTTCGCGGACGCGGTGCGGATCGGCGCCGAAGTGTTTCACACGCTCAAAGCCGCCCTCGCGGCCGCGGGTGAAAACACCAGCGTAGGTGATGAGGGAGGCTTCGCTCCCAACCTGTACTCGGCCGAACAGGTCCTGGACCACATCGGCGCGGCCGTCGGCACAGCCGGCTACCGGTTCGGCGAGGACGTCGCCGTCCTGCTCGACATCGCGGCTTCGGAGTTCTATTTCGACGGCGCCTACCATTACCGTGCGGACGGAACCATCCGAACCGTCGATCAGCACATCGAATATCTGCTGCGGTTGCTCGATGCCTATCCGATCGTTTCCATCGAAGACCCCATGGCCCAGGACGACCACCGCGGCTGGACACGATTCACCACGGCCGTCGCCGGGCGCAGTCAACTTGTCGGCGACGACGTCTTCTGTACCAATCCCACCCTGCTGGCAGCGGGCATGCGTGCCGGAATCGGCAACTCGGTCTTGCTGAAGATCAACCAGATCGGAACGCTCACCGAGACTTTCGATACCGCCGACATCGCCCGGCGGGGCGGATACAGCGTGATCGTGTCGCATCGGTCAGGAGAGACCGAGGACACCAGCATCGCCGATCTCGCCGTCGCCCTCGGGTCCGGCCAGATCAAAACAGGCTCGCTGTCGCGGTCGGACCGCACGGGCAAGTACAACCAGCTTCTGCGCATCGAAGCCGAGCTCGGCGCCCAGGCACGGTACGCCGGCGCCTCGACCCTTGCCGGTGCCTCGGCCCGGACGCGGCGGCCGTAG
- a CDS encoding LysR family transcriptional regulator, which yields MGLSPRVTDLGSFELLATIAATGSIGACARHHGLSQPAVSTRIRNLEQRLGLRLLDRHPRGASVTATGQMVLRWARPALDAAASLDQSLNRLTGPTPAHLTLAASTTIAEFFLPTWFTTLRNRLPGTNISVLCHNSADSVALIRRGGAELGFAEAGHIPAELDHCPVVRDRLAVVVAPDHPWALREEITPTDLAAAPLILREPGSATRSVLHDRLAALPVPLTVVPAMELTSATTIKNAAASGLGPAVLSELTVLDELADRTLVEVPMPALPLERDLHACWRRNHRFSAPARHLLDIARR from the coding sequence ATGGGTTTGTCGCCGAGGGTCACCGATCTGGGGTCGTTCGAATTGCTGGCCACCATCGCGGCAACCGGCAGCATCGGCGCGTGCGCCCGGCACCACGGGCTGTCGCAGCCGGCGGTCAGCACACGCATCCGAAATCTGGAGCAGCGCCTCGGACTGCGACTGCTGGACCGTCACCCCCGCGGGGCCTCCGTCACCGCGACCGGGCAGATGGTGCTGCGATGGGCACGGCCCGCACTGGACGCCGCCGCGAGTCTCGACCAATCGCTGAACAGGTTGACCGGCCCCACACCCGCTCATCTGACCCTCGCGGCGAGCACCACCATCGCCGAATTCTTTCTGCCGACCTGGTTCACCACACTGCGAAACCGGTTGCCGGGCACCAACATCAGTGTGCTGTGCCATAACAGCGCCGATTCCGTCGCGCTGATCCGCCGCGGCGGCGCCGAACTGGGATTCGCGGAGGCCGGCCATATTCCGGCCGAACTGGACCATTGTCCGGTGGTGCGTGATCGGCTGGCCGTCGTGGTCGCTCCCGATCACCCCTGGGCGCTTCGCGAAGAGATCACGCCCACCGATCTCGCCGCCGCGCCGCTGATCCTACGGGAGCCGGGCTCGGCCACCCGATCGGTACTCCACGACCGGCTCGCGGCACTGCCGGTCCCATTGACCGTGGTCCCGGCAATGGAACTGACATCGGCCACCACGATCAAGAACGCCGCGGCGAGCGGCCTGGGTCCTGCGGTGCTGAGCGAATTGACCGTCCTCGACGAGCTGGCCGACCGGACACTTGTCGAAGTGCCCATGCCGGCTCTCCCCCTGGAACGCGATCTGCACGCCTGCTGGCGGCGCAATCATCGCTTCAGCGCGCCGGCGCGACACCTCCTCGACATCGCCCGCCGATAA
- a CDS encoding YebC/PmpR family DNA-binding transcriptional regulator: MSGHSKWATTKHKKAVIDAKRGKMFAKLIKNIEVAARTGGGDPGGNPTLYDAIQKAKKSSVPNDNIERARKRGGGEEAGGADWQNITYEGYGPNGVAVLIECLTDNRNRAAGEVRVAMTRNGGNMADPGSVAYLFHRKGIVTLEKNGLSEDDVLMAVLDAGAEEVNDLGDSFEIISDPSDLIAVRTALQEAGIDYDSAESGFQPSVSVAVDAEGARKVFKLVDALEDSDDVQDVYTNVDVSDEVLAELDD, encoded by the coding sequence ATGAGCGGCCACTCCAAATGGGCCACCACCAAGCACAAGAAGGCCGTGATCGACGCCAAGCGCGGCAAGATGTTCGCGAAGTTGATCAAGAACATCGAGGTCGCGGCGCGCACCGGTGGTGGTGACCCTGGCGGAAACCCGACTCTCTACGACGCCATCCAGAAGGCGAAGAAGTCGTCGGTCCCCAATGACAACATCGAGCGCGCCCGCAAGCGCGGCGGCGGCGAAGAGGCCGGCGGCGCCGACTGGCAGAACATCACCTACGAGGGCTACGGCCCCAACGGTGTCGCGGTGCTGATCGAATGTCTCACCGACAACCGCAATCGCGCCGCGGGCGAGGTGCGCGTCGCCATGACCCGCAACGGCGGCAATATGGCCGATCCGGGTTCGGTGGCCTACCTGTTCCACCGCAAGGGCATCGTGACCCTCGAGAAGAACGGCCTCAGTGAGGACGATGTGCTGATGGCGGTGCTCGACGCCGGTGCCGAGGAGGTCAACGATCTCGGCGACTCGTTCGAGATCATCAGCGACCCCAGCGATCTGATCGCCGTGCGCACCGCGCTGCAGGAAGCCGGAATCGATTACGACTCCGCGGAATCGGGCTTCCAGCCCTCGGTGTCGGTCGCGGTCGACGCCGAGGGTGCCCGCAAGGTGTTCAAGCTGGTCGACGCGCTGGAGGACAGCGACGACGTGCAGGACGTGTATACCAACGTCGATGTCTCCGACGAGGTTCTCGCCGAACTCGACGACTGA
- the pdxT gene encoding pyridoxal 5'-phosphate synthase glutaminase subunit PdxT gives MKPTIGVLALQGDVREHFRALAECGAEPVSVRRESELEAVDALVLPGGESTTISKLLEVFGLLEPLRARLRDGMPAFGSCAGMILLAREVLDTRPDAQSLSGIDMTVRRNAFGRQVDSFETDLAFTGLDDPIRAVFIRAPWVERVGDGVEVLARVPHPGAGGNGTPQQAAGRIVAVRQGNVLATSFHPEVTGDLRVHRLFVDSVRSAVTARA, from the coding sequence GTGAAACCGACCATTGGTGTGCTCGCCCTGCAAGGTGATGTGCGTGAGCACTTCCGCGCGCTCGCGGAGTGCGGTGCCGAACCGGTGAGTGTGCGGCGCGAGTCGGAGCTGGAAGCCGTCGACGCACTCGTGCTGCCGGGCGGGGAGTCGACCACGATCAGCAAACTCCTCGAGGTGTTCGGCCTGCTGGAACCGCTGCGTGCCCGGCTGCGCGACGGGATGCCCGCCTTCGGTTCCTGCGCGGGGATGATCCTGCTCGCCCGCGAGGTGCTCGACACCCGGCCCGACGCGCAGTCGCTGTCCGGCATCGATATGACCGTGCGGCGCAACGCTTTCGGACGCCAGGTGGATTCGTTCGAAACCGACCTCGCCTTCACCGGGCTCGACGACCCGATCCGTGCCGTGTTCATCCGCGCGCCCTGGGTCGAGCGGGTCGGCGACGGTGTGGAGGTCCTGGCCCGGGTCCCGCATCCGGGCGCGGGCGGGAACGGCACACCGCAGCAGGCCGCGGGCCGGATCGTCGCGGTCCGCCAGGGCAATGTCCTGGCGACCTCGTTCCATCCCGAGGTGACCGGGGATCTGCGGGTGCACCGGCTGTTCGTGGACTCGGTGCGCAGCGCCGTCACCGCCCGGGCGTGA
- a CDS encoding acyl-CoA thioesterase, with product MATIEEALEIERLERDIFRGAVTKSQLPRTFGGQVAGQALVSAVRTVEPRYEVHSLHGYFLRPGNPSEQTVYLVERIRDGRSFCTRRVTGIQDGEAIFTMSASFHVGDEGPEHQDRMPEVPLPQDIPDAHETMSPERLWLMREWEHWDIRPVPQEEVTLRDGLASQQQVWFRYRHPLPDDPLFHVCTLAYMSDMTLLGSSKVTHRDERTQDASLDHAMWFLRPFRADEWLLYDQNSPSAGFGRALTSGRIFNREGQFVAQVVQEGLIRSLRE from the coding sequence ATGGCGACCATCGAAGAAGCGCTCGAGATCGAGCGGCTCGAGCGGGACATCTTCCGCGGTGCGGTGACGAAGTCCCAGCTGCCTCGAACCTTCGGCGGACAGGTCGCCGGTCAGGCGCTGGTATCGGCCGTGCGCACGGTCGAGCCGCGCTACGAGGTGCATTCGCTGCACGGCTACTTCCTGCGTCCCGGCAACCCGTCCGAGCAGACGGTCTACCTGGTCGAACGCATCCGCGACGGCCGCTCGTTCTGCACCCGGCGGGTGACCGGGATCCAGGACGGCGAGGCGATCTTCACCATGTCGGCGTCCTTCCACGTCGGCGACGAGGGCCCCGAACATCAAGACCGGATGCCGGAAGTGCCGCTGCCCCAGGATATTCCGGACGCCCACGAGACGATGAGCCCGGAACGGCTGTGGCTCATGCGCGAATGGGAGCACTGGGACATCCGGCCGGTGCCGCAGGAGGAGGTCACCCTCCGCGACGGCCTGGCCTCCCAGCAGCAGGTGTGGTTCCGCTACCGGCACCCGCTGCCCGACGATCCGCTGTTCCACGTGTGCACCCTCGCCTACATGAGCGATATGACCCTGCTCGGCTCGTCGAAGGTCACCCACCGCGACGAGCGCACCCAGGACGCCTCCCTCGATCACGCCATGTGGTTCCTGCGCCCCTTCCGCGCCGACGAATGGCTGCTCTACGACCAGAACTCGCCGTCCGCCGGGTTCGGCCGGGCCCTGACCAGCGGGCGGATCTTCAATCGGGAGGGCCAGTTCGTCGCCCAGGTCGTGCAGGAAGGGCTCATCCGCAGCCTGCGGGAGTGA
- a CDS encoding MFS transporter — protein MDRELKEALPVAVLSPRERPRRWSLDDIVVTDPPIIRRAIGAASIGNITEWYDFGVYAYFEPTIKDVFFSHLGDTAGTIATFGLFAVAFLVRPFGGMFFGPLADRIGRNKVLATTMILMAAGTFAIGCIPDQNAIGIWAPMLLLCARLLQGFSTGGEYGNAMTFIAEYAPDRRRGFLGSWLEFGTFTGYLLGALVVTLADAVLTHDQLLAWGWRLPFFIALPLGVVGVYLRLRLADTPAFEALEMESAEREKANRTGEEAKALAKLWPFVLVCMGLVVVWNVTNYMLTSYMPTYVTETVPDSTGAGVSSSTSQWLQIAVMAIALLAIPMIGLISDRVGRKPIIWTGVVALIALAFPMVLLVRTDNPFTVFLGLLIMGLTLICFSATMPSTLPSLFPTKVRGAGLSVSFNVAVSLFAGTTSVVVGALVGATGDLNWPAYYLIIAGVVGAVSVYFLAEPNGKHMWGSAPAAGSEEEAKAFVGSQGTNTS, from the coding sequence ATGGACCGCGAACTGAAGGAGGCCCTGCCGGTGGCTGTGCTGAGCCCACGAGAACGTCCGAGGCGGTGGTCACTCGACGACATCGTCGTCACCGACCCGCCCATCATCCGCAGGGCGATCGGGGCGGCCAGTATCGGCAACATCACCGAGTGGTACGACTTCGGCGTCTACGCGTACTTCGAACCGACCATCAAGGACGTCTTCTTCTCGCACCTCGGCGACACCGCGGGCACGATCGCGACCTTCGGCCTGTTCGCGGTCGCCTTCCTGGTCCGGCCGTTCGGCGGCATGTTCTTCGGGCCGCTGGCCGATCGCATCGGCCGCAACAAGGTACTGGCCACGACGATGATCCTCATGGCCGCCGGCACCTTCGCGATCGGCTGTATCCCGGATCAGAACGCCATCGGTATCTGGGCGCCCATGCTGTTGTTGTGCGCGCGGTTGCTGCAGGGTTTCTCCACCGGTGGTGAATACGGCAACGCGATGACCTTCATCGCCGAATACGCACCCGACCGGCGCCGCGGATTCCTCGGCAGCTGGCTGGAATTCGGCACCTTCACCGGCTATCTGCTGGGCGCGCTGGTCGTCACGCTCGCCGATGCGGTGCTGACCCACGACCAGCTGCTCGCGTGGGGCTGGCGGCTGCCGTTCTTCATCGCGCTTCCGCTCGGCGTGGTCGGCGTCTACCTGCGATTGCGCCTGGCCGACACCCCCGCGTTCGAAGCGCTGGAAATGGAATCCGCGGAGCGGGAGAAGGCCAACCGCACCGGTGAAGAGGCCAAGGCCCTGGCGAAACTGTGGCCGTTCGTGCTGGTCTGCATGGGGCTGGTGGTGGTCTGGAACGTCACCAACTACATGCTCACCTCGTACATGCCGACCTATGTGACCGAGACCGTGCCCGACAGCACCGGCGCCGGGGTGTCCTCGTCGACCTCGCAGTGGTTGCAGATCGCGGTGATGGCCATTGCGCTGCTTGCCATTCCGATGATCGGATTGATCTCCGACCGGGTCGGGCGCAAACCCATCATCTGGACCGGTGTCGTCGCGTTGATCGCGCTGGCGTTCCCGATGGTGCTGCTGGTCCGGACCGACAATCCGTTCACCGTCTTCCTGGGCCTGCTGATCATGGGCCTCACGCTGATCTGTTTCAGCGCGACGATGCCCTCGACCCTGCCCTCGCTGTTCCCGACGAAGGTGCGCGGTGCGGGCCTGTCGGTGTCGTTCAATGTCGCGGTCTCGCTGTTCGCGGGCACCACCTCGGTGGTCGTCGGCGCGCTGGTCGGCGCGACCGGGGATCTGAACTGGCCCGCGTACTACCTGATCATCGCGGGTGTGGTGGGTGCGGTGTCGGTGTACTTCCTGGCCGAGCCGAACGGCAAGCACATGTGGGGTTCGGCGCCGGCCGCCGGATCGGAGGAGGAAGCCAAGGCTTTCGTGGGATCGCAGGGCACGAATACGTCCTAG
- a CDS encoding LysR family transcriptional regulator, with protein sequence MVVDGGVMADLDLAAVRAFVAAVDEQQFSHAADVLGISQQAVSKRIAKLESHLGTALFDRVPAGIAVTAAGSRFVPHARSLLAVADAAVAAVHDTPRPLRVAVLGERDGVMERMRFYLDHSSDSDTEIVISNVFETSRDMVVHGRADAAFARAHGGPRPLPATIEAAPAYLDPAHLLVGRHHRLAGRSAVSLAELGELTVWIPGAGVPSEWADYYRELSDHCGVTVDTTPREKGPRPRPDGITAMVELIAESTTLCTISSDHFRNPWHPHIRRLPIVDPTPAYPHALLWSGGNPHPGLPHLIEHFRTSYDRTVASGCWIPDADRALFGI encoded by the coding sequence ATGGTCGTCGACGGAGGTGTGATGGCGGATCTGGATCTGGCCGCGGTGCGGGCGTTCGTGGCCGCGGTGGACGAGCAGCAGTTCAGCCATGCCGCCGATGTGCTCGGCATCAGTCAGCAGGCGGTGTCCAAGCGCATCGCCAAACTCGAATCACACCTGGGTACGGCGTTGTTCGATCGGGTGCCCGCCGGAATCGCCGTGACCGCGGCCGGATCGCGATTCGTTCCGCACGCGCGTTCGCTACTGGCCGTGGCCGATGCGGCGGTGGCGGCGGTGCACGACACACCGCGCCCGCTGCGGGTGGCGGTGCTGGGCGAGCGTGACGGTGTCATGGAGCGGATGCGGTTCTACCTCGACCACAGCAGCGACTCCGATACCGAGATCGTCATCTCCAATGTTTTCGAGACCTCGCGGGACATGGTCGTCCACGGTCGCGCCGACGCCGCGTTCGCCCGCGCGCACGGTGGGCCGCGTCCGCTGCCCGCGACCATCGAGGCCGCACCCGCCTATCTGGACCCCGCGCATCTGCTCGTCGGGCGCCACCATCGCCTGGCGGGCAGGTCGGCGGTGTCCCTCGCCGAGCTCGGTGAGCTGACGGTCTGGATTCCTGGCGCGGGCGTGCCCTCGGAGTGGGCGGACTACTACCGCGAGCTGAGTGACCACTGTGGTGTCACCGTCGACACCACGCCCCGGGAGAAAGGCCCGCGACCCCGGCCGGACGGCATCACCGCGATGGTCGAACTCATCGCCGAGTCCACCACGCTGTGCACGATCAGCAGCGATCATTTCCGCAATCCGTGGCATCCGCACATCCGAAGGCTGCCGATCGTGGACCCGACCCCGGCGTATCCGCACGCACTGCTGTGGTCGGGCGGCAATCCGCATCCCGGACTACCGCATCTGATCGAGCATTTCCGCACCAGCTACGACCGCACCGTCGCCTCGGGCTGCTGGATTCCCGACGCGGATCGCGCCCTGTTCGGTATCTGA